The Saccharomonospora cyanea NA-134 genome includes a region encoding these proteins:
- a CDS encoding CHAT domain-containing protein, giving the protein MSPHHTRLPAVLALHRRANDAAASAHNVEAIRLLRKALRLIDGSGRDTPEWVAARIRVRISLALATAEVGSTADGFRGLKRARAELERLPEGPLRQELGAVITGQRALLLFRVGRASESVALFDSIIPALERLHLDDGLLLARTLTNRAQIHAETGDLDAAAKDFDQAIRLAAEHRLTRIEGKARHGLGDLAQLTGDIPGALRHYDEAARILENAAPGWVARVRLDQARALLVAGLATEAARHLDEALPEFRRNRVIQDLAEAEVARAAAALLEGEFDTARRLAVSARRRFLRRGNLPWAEVAALARLRADATEVLEQCARPPARLPSALVDLSHRLERLGLRDETAAARLLAVRLRLRRGELETAKALLAQVPKPRRTSPVDHRMLLRLCRAELAVATRNRRSALAQARAGLVELGWARDRMGGLDLLCGTAVHGHELGTLAVGLVLESARGQAGARRLFGWQERTRAQVYRYEPMPTIDDPVLAKYLAEMRHVQRSVQHNRLAGKPVTALENRYAWLQREASRLGWYTSQWGRPRPVAAPDQVAAELGERVMVSFVGHADTLAAVVVRDGRFELVRLGPLGDAVEITHQLRADLDALAPDHLPTPLATAVLASARRRADRLDEVLLEPLGPLLGDRELVIIPTGSLHALPWAALPSMRGRPLSVAPSATAWLGAASAGRSEPVVLVGGPGVPGAVGEVGKLTSVYPSARLVDGEKATSHAVLEALDGSGLAHLVAHGAHEPANALFSRLELVDGPLFAHEAARLANPPDRVVLAACELALSHIRPGEEALGFAGALLASGCRTVVGAVARVGDNASAEAMADLHERLASGRSPAVALAEATAVDPFRRPFLCLGAG; this is encoded by the coding sequence GTGTCTCCTCACCACACGCGCCTCCCCGCCGTTCTCGCACTTCACCGTCGGGCGAACGACGCGGCGGCGAGCGCGCACAACGTCGAGGCCATCCGCCTGCTGCGGAAGGCGCTGCGCCTGATCGACGGTTCCGGTCGCGACACCCCGGAGTGGGTGGCCGCCCGGATCCGGGTGCGCATCAGCCTGGCGTTGGCGACCGCCGAGGTCGGTTCGACGGCCGACGGGTTCCGTGGGTTGAAGCGAGCGAGAGCCGAACTGGAGCGGCTCCCGGAAGGCCCGCTACGGCAGGAGCTCGGCGCCGTCATCACCGGACAGCGTGCCCTGCTGCTGTTCCGGGTGGGGCGTGCGTCCGAGTCCGTCGCGCTGTTCGACTCCATCATCCCGGCACTGGAGAGGCTGCACCTCGACGACGGGCTGCTGCTCGCGCGCACGCTGACCAACCGGGCGCAGATCCACGCCGAGACGGGCGACCTCGACGCGGCGGCCAAGGACTTCGACCAGGCGATCCGGTTGGCGGCCGAACACCGGCTCACCCGCATCGAGGGCAAGGCCCGGCACGGACTGGGAGACCTCGCCCAGCTCACCGGCGACATCCCCGGTGCGCTGCGGCACTACGACGAGGCGGCGCGCATCCTGGAGAACGCCGCACCGGGCTGGGTGGCGAGGGTGCGACTCGACCAGGCGCGGGCGTTGCTGGTGGCGGGCCTCGCAACGGAGGCCGCGCGCCACCTGGACGAGGCGCTGCCGGAGTTCCGGCGCAACCGCGTGATCCAGGACCTGGCCGAGGCGGAGGTGGCGAGAGCCGCTGCCGCGCTGCTGGAGGGTGAGTTCGACACCGCTCGTCGCCTCGCGGTGTCGGCGCGACGACGGTTTCTGAGGCGCGGCAACCTGCCGTGGGCGGAGGTCGCCGCGCTCGCGCGGCTGCGGGCCGACGCCACCGAGGTACTCGAACAGTGCGCGCGGCCACCCGCCCGGCTGCCGTCGGCGCTCGTGGACCTGTCGCACCGGCTGGAGCGACTCGGGCTGCGCGACGAGACCGCGGCGGCACGCCTGCTCGCCGTCCGCCTCCGGCTGCGGCGAGGGGAGCTGGAGACGGCGAAGGCCCTGCTCGCGCAGGTGCCGAAGCCTCGCCGTACCAGCCCGGTCGACCACCGGATGCTGTTACGGCTGTGCCGGGCCGAACTCGCGGTGGCCACGCGGAACCGGCGCTCGGCGCTGGCCCAGGCGCGGGCCGGGCTGGTGGAACTCGGGTGGGCACGTGATCGCATGGGTGGTCTGGACCTGCTTTGCGGCACCGCGGTGCACGGCCACGAACTGGGCACCCTGGCCGTCGGGCTGGTGCTGGAGAGCGCCCGGGGGCAGGCCGGGGCGCGCCGGTTGTTCGGCTGGCAGGAACGCACGCGAGCCCAGGTGTACCGCTACGAGCCGATGCCCACGATCGACGATCCGGTGCTGGCGAAGTACCTCGCGGAGATGCGGCACGTCCAGCGCTCGGTGCAGCACAACCGGCTCGCGGGCAAACCGGTGACCGCGCTGGAGAACCGCTACGCGTGGTTGCAGCGGGAGGCGAGCAGACTCGGCTGGTACACGAGCCAGTGGGGCCGCCCGCGCCCGGTGGCGGCGCCGGACCAGGTGGCCGCCGAGCTCGGTGAACGCGTGATGGTGAGCTTCGTGGGGCACGCGGACACCCTCGCCGCCGTGGTGGTGCGCGACGGCCGGTTCGAACTCGTGCGGCTGGGGCCGCTCGGGGACGCCGTGGAGATCACTCACCAGCTCCGGGCCGACCTCGACGCGCTCGCTCCGGACCATCTGCCCACGCCGCTCGCCACGGCGGTGCTGGCGTCGGCACGCCGTCGAGCCGACCGGCTCGACGAGGTGCTGCTCGAACCGCTCGGGCCGCTCCTCGGCGACCGGGAGCTGGTGATCATCCCGACGGGTTCGTTGCACGCGCTGCCGTGGGCCGCGTTGCCGAGCATGCGCGGGCGACCGCTTTCGGTCGCTCCGTCCGCCACCGCGTGGCTCGGCGCGGCGAGCGCCGGGAGATCCGAGCCGGTGGTGCTGGTCGGCGGGCCCGGTGTGCCGGGCGCGGTCGGTGAGGTGGGCAAACTGACGTCGGTGTACCCGTCGGCGAGGCTCGTGGACGGTGAGAAGGCGACGAGTCACGCGGTACTGGAGGCACTGGACGGTTCGGGGCTCGCTCACCTCGTCGCCCACGGAGCCCACGAACCGGCGAACGCGCTGTTCTCCCGCCTGGAGCTTGTGGACGGACCGCTCTTCGCGCACGAGGCCGCGCGACTGGCGAACCCACCGGACCGCGTGGTGCTCGCTGCCTGTGAACTGGCGTTGAGCCACATCCGGCCGGGCGAGGAGGCGCTCGGGTTCGCGGGTGCGCTGCTGGCGAGCGGGTGTCGCACGGTGGTCGGCGCGGTGGCGCGCGTCGGTGACAACGCGTCGGCGGAAGCGATGGCCGACCTCCACGAACGGCTCGCCTCCGGCAGGTCGCCCGCGGTGGCCCTCGCCGAGGCCACCGCCGTGGATCCGTTCCGCCGCCCGTTCCTCTGTCTCGGCGCGGGCTGA
- a CDS encoding response regulator: protein MIVDDDHLVRLALADILDTDPGITVVAQAGDGAEAVEVARSRQVDVALLDVRMPRMDGITATRHLRALPRPPQVVVLTTFDLDQYVYDALAAGASGFLLKDTEPEEIVKALRVVAEGQAMLHPSAARRLIDRYHRTARTLTAAERSRADRLTPRERDVLALLADGASNAEIATTLGMRESTVKAHVSRILSALEVGNRVQAALFARDAGIAH, encoded by the coding sequence ATGATCGTCGACGACGACCACCTGGTCCGGCTGGCCCTCGCCGACATTCTCGACACCGACCCCGGTATCACGGTGGTGGCGCAGGCGGGCGACGGCGCCGAGGCCGTCGAGGTGGCGCGCTCTCGCCAGGTGGACGTCGCGTTGCTGGACGTGCGCATGCCCCGCATGGACGGCATCACCGCCACCCGACACCTGCGCGCGCTGCCCCGGCCACCCCAGGTCGTCGTGCTGACCACCTTCGACCTCGACCAGTACGTCTACGACGCCCTGGCCGCGGGCGCCTCGGGCTTCCTGCTGAAGGACACCGAGCCGGAGGAGATCGTCAAGGCCCTGCGGGTCGTCGCGGAGGGCCAGGCCATGCTGCACCCGTCCGCCGCCCGGCGCCTCATCGACCGCTACCACCGCACAGCCCGCACCCTGACGGCCGCCGAACGCTCCCGCGCCGACCGGCTGACCCCGAGGGAACGGGACGTACTGGCGCTGCTCGCCGACGGAGCGTCCAACGCCGAGATCGCCACCACCCTGGGAATGCGGGAGAGCACCGTGAAGGCACACGTCAGCCGCATCCTGTCCGCCCTGGAAGTGGGCAACAGGGTGCAGGCAGCCCTGTTCGCCCGGGACGCGGGGATCGCCCACTGA
- a CDS encoding antitoxin, protein MGINFNELKHKAQDALTKNSDKIEQGLDKASGMAKSRFGKQSSKIDTATEKAKKFLHKNTGGGDTGQPGGQPPPSGPRP, encoded by the coding sequence ATGGGCATCAACTTCAACGAGCTGAAACACAAGGCACAGGACGCGCTGACCAAGAACAGCGACAAGATCGAGCAGGGCTTGGACAAGGCGAGCGGCATGGCCAAGTCCCGGTTCGGCAAGCAGTCGAGCAAGATCGACACCGCCACGGAGAAGGCCAAGAAGTTCCTGCACAAGAACACCGGCGGCGGTGACACCGGCCAGCCGGGCGGCCAGCCGCCGCCTTCCGGTCCGCGCCCCTGA
- a CDS encoding sensor histidine kinase, whose protein sequence is MLSAVERTWPWWAEVLLLFGVGALSVQEAYVGAGGTLASPQVALAAAAGLSLAVRHRWPVAVSACTVAVAAFLGIALPLMAVLFHLAYVGRVTVAVACAVCAMAGNLVLQEQHGLWTTRSYGPLLLPVAVLALGLWMGGRRRLVASLDRQVEQLRVERELRAEQARLGERARIAAEMHDVLAHRLSVLALHAGALQRRAAVLPAPVADRVDLLRTTSTEALRDLRDVLGVLRDSEPDGEHGTRSPGPRDLPTLLHEARTAGQRIDAVVEGDVTAVPVSHRLAVHRVVQEALTNARKHASGAAVRVVVRYGPPKSAIEVSNEAGTRAGLAEVDSGYGLAGLTERIASLGGRLEYGPTEPGGWRLVAEIPLHDHTTSGAT, encoded by the coding sequence GTGCTGAGCGCGGTGGAGCGGACGTGGCCGTGGTGGGCCGAGGTGCTGCTGCTCTTCGGCGTCGGGGCGCTGTCGGTCCAGGAGGCGTACGTGGGCGCCGGAGGCACCCTGGCCAGCCCGCAGGTGGCCCTGGCCGCCGCGGCGGGGCTGTCCCTGGCGGTGCGCCACCGGTGGCCGGTGGCCGTCTCGGCCTGCACCGTGGCGGTGGCGGCCTTCCTCGGTATCGCGCTGCCGCTCATGGCCGTGTTGTTCCACCTCGCCTACGTCGGTCGCGTGACCGTCGCGGTGGCCTGCGCCGTCTGTGCCATGGCAGGCAACCTGGTCCTGCAGGAACAACACGGCCTGTGGACCACCCGGTCGTACGGCCCCTTGCTGCTGCCGGTGGCCGTGCTCGCCCTGGGGTTGTGGATGGGCGGCCGTCGGCGCCTGGTCGCCTCCCTCGACCGGCAGGTCGAGCAACTGCGGGTGGAACGCGAGTTGCGTGCCGAGCAGGCCCGGTTGGGGGAGCGGGCCAGGATCGCCGCCGAGATGCACGACGTGCTGGCCCACCGGCTCAGCGTGCTCGCCCTGCACGCGGGCGCGCTTCAGCGCCGCGCCGCCGTCCTCCCCGCGCCGGTGGCCGACCGCGTCGACCTGCTGCGGACGACGTCCACCGAGGCCCTGCGCGACCTGAGGGACGTGCTCGGGGTGTTGCGCGACAGCGAGCCGGACGGCGAGCACGGAACCCGGTCACCGGGACCGCGCGACCTGCCGACACTGCTGCACGAGGCACGCACCGCCGGGCAGCGGATCGACGCGGTGGTCGAGGGCGACGTGACCGCGGTACCGGTCAGCCACCGGCTCGCCGTGCACCGCGTGGTGCAGGAGGCCCTCACCAACGCCAGGAAGCACGCGTCCGGTGCCGCGGTGCGGGTCGTGGTGCGATACGGGCCTCCGAAGTCCGCGATCGAGGTGAGCAACGAGGCCGGAACGCGGGCCGGGCTCGCCGAGGTGGACAGCGGGTACGGGTTGGCCGGGCTGACCGAACGGATCGCCTCCCTCGGCGGCCGCCTGGAGTACGGCCCCACCGAGCCGGGCGGGTGGCGTCTCGTCGCCGAGATCCCCCTCCACGACCACACGACCTCGGGAGCGACGTGA
- a CDS encoding tRNA adenosine deaminase-associated protein gives MAVKEQVTGFAVAVVREDGRWRCGRLADAALTELDTAITELRKLRSTGAVFGLLAVDDEFFVIIRPTPGGASLLLSDAAAALDYDIAADVLDLLRADAPDDDDDVVWPAGDLEILADLGMPEAELEVIVNEVELYPDEQLQMIAERCGFSEQYTAVLDEL, from the coding sequence ATGGCGGTGAAAGAGCAGGTCACGGGGTTCGCGGTGGCCGTCGTCAGGGAGGACGGCCGGTGGCGTTGCGGTCGACTGGCCGATGCGGCACTGACCGAGCTGGACACCGCCATCACCGAACTGCGCAAGCTTCGGTCGACCGGCGCGGTGTTCGGGCTGCTCGCGGTGGACGACGAGTTCTTCGTCATCATCCGGCCGACGCCGGGCGGTGCGTCGCTCCTGCTCTCCGACGCGGCGGCCGCACTGGACTACGACATCGCGGCCGACGTGCTCGACCTGCTGCGGGCCGACGCGCCCGATGACGACGACGACGTCGTGTGGCCCGCCGGGGACCTGGAGATCCTGGCCGACCTCGGTATGCCGGAGGCGGAACTCGAGGTCATCGTCAACGAGGTCGAGCTCTACCCCGACGAGCAGTTGCAGATGATCGCCGAGCGGTGCGGGTTCTCGGAGCAGTACACGGCGGTGCTCGACGAGCTGTGA
- a CDS encoding nucleoside deaminase, which yields MIPDRADLDAVRVALGFAERARGTADVPIGAAVFAPDGRLLAGAHNAREELADPTAHAEVLALREAARVHGDGWRLEGCTLAVTVEPCTMCAGALVLARVARVVFGAWEPRTGAVGSLWDVVRDRRLNHRPEVLGGVLEVECSALLNDFFAGHRGRADLGRDPCADPSEIG from the coding sequence GTGATCCCCGACCGCGCAGACCTGGACGCCGTGCGTGTGGCTCTCGGATTCGCCGAGCGCGCGCGGGGCACGGCCGACGTTCCCATCGGCGCCGCGGTGTTCGCGCCCGACGGGCGGTTGCTGGCCGGTGCGCACAACGCGCGGGAGGAGTTGGCCGACCCCACCGCGCACGCGGAGGTGCTGGCACTGCGGGAGGCGGCGCGGGTCCACGGTGACGGCTGGCGGCTGGAAGGCTGCACGCTCGCCGTCACCGTGGAGCCCTGCACGATGTGCGCGGGGGCGCTCGTCCTGGCTCGGGTGGCCAGAGTGGTGTTCGGTGCGTGGGAGCCGAGGACGGGAGCGGTGGGCTCGCTGTGGGACGTCGTGCGTGATCGCAGGCTCAACCACCGGCCCGAGGTGCTCGGCGGCGTGCTGGAGGTCGAGTGCTCGGCGTTGCTGAACGACTTCTTCGCCGGGCACCGGGGCCGGGCCGACCTGGGCCGAGATCCGTGTGCGGACCCGTCG
- a CDS encoding class I SAM-dependent methyltransferase, with amino-acid sequence MEATHTESATLAGRLAFLREATRTFRTTGAIAPSSAGLAARLAERLAGERHRSHRPLSVLEVGAGTGSVTRTLAGLLGPQDRLDVVELNPRFVDLLDRALVTDPALCAASGDIRIVPGSITRLELGRRYDVIVSCLPFANFEPGEVQEIMDRYLSLLVPGGHLSYFRYLGTRVLRTLLPGRAEIVRHRSVTALLTGIESRYGTGGGVVWGNLPPARVVHLRSERTVARAADAA; translated from the coding sequence ATGGAAGCGACACACACCGAATCAGCAACCCTCGCCGGACGACTGGCTTTTCTGCGCGAGGCGACCCGGACCTTTCGTACCACCGGGGCGATCGCCCCGAGCAGCGCCGGCCTCGCCGCCCGGCTCGCCGAACGGCTGGCAGGGGAGCGGCACCGGTCTCACCGGCCGCTGTCCGTGCTGGAGGTCGGCGCCGGAACCGGTTCGGTGACGCGGACCCTGGCCGGGCTCCTCGGTCCCCAGGACCGCCTGGACGTGGTGGAACTCAACCCGAGGTTCGTCGATCTCCTGGACCGTGCTCTCGTGACCGACCCCGCGCTGTGCGCCGCGTCCGGGGACATCAGGATCGTGCCCGGATCGATCACCCGGCTGGAGCTGGGCCGTCGTTACGACGTGATCGTCTCCTGCCTGCCCTTCGCCAACTTCGAACCCGGGGAGGTACAGGAGATCATGGACCGCTATCTGTCCCTGCTCGTTCCCGGCGGACACCTGTCGTACTTCCGTTACCTGGGCACGCGTGTCCTGCGTACGCTGCTGCCCGGCCGCGCCGAGATCGTGCGGCACCGGTCGGTGACCGCCCTGCTGACCGGGATCGAGTCCCGTTACGGCACCGGAGGGGGCGTGGTGTGGGGCAACCTGCCGCCCGCCAGGGTCGTGCACCTGCGGTCCGAGCGGACGGTGGCCCGGGCGGCGGACGCCGCGTGA
- a CDS encoding FUSC family protein, producing MSGERAGGVTPRWVVNLLRVAPKPIQWTQLVRAAVILSVPIALGYLFGNVGYGALASTGALPSVTADISDTYRARAVRLTGALCAAVLGFALGLLAGGDAALSVPLVIVVAAVSALVSEAGSNASIASLQLFVFTVLGIGHSTDEVSAGTSLTCFCVGAVWGLSVALAGWTVRATSPERSAVAQVYLELATMLSAVSVGDEKSALDARHQLTEALNTAYDRLLTARSWLSGRDDTYRKLLNLLAATTPAIEATVAAVNAGVHPPRALIGHFTDLATAVLSDTRLPVLQPPRDERPEQAPAVTALYEALSDIGTEERRLHRSRTSARERITEWAHSLVSGPLTWLAAVRLTVCVALAELTRFLVPTEQSYWITLTVGLVLKPDFGSVFGRAVLRGAGTVLGAGLGTAALLLVPHGALLVLLIALFGAGLAFGKGRHYGLLSAFVTPLILVQMELSSDVDEVASARILDTAIGCVLVLVFGYLLWPGSRRPVLGGRLADVAETIAEYAEYALRPVGDEADRIERSRRRRRAYRGLSDLRTAFQQIVVEPSAAGRQAVAWWPAIVSLEQLTDAVTAVAVAVGQEAAEPPEDSEVRKVRAALAELSLAVRTGARPNEVELPRGEVLAGVRSQLAGALDSVTGPDLRTFRHVR from the coding sequence GTGTCCGGCGAGCGCGCGGGCGGTGTCACCCCCCGGTGGGTCGTGAACCTGCTGCGTGTCGCACCGAAGCCGATCCAGTGGACGCAGCTCGTCCGGGCTGCGGTGATCCTGTCGGTGCCGATCGCGCTGGGCTACCTGTTCGGCAACGTCGGCTACGGCGCGCTCGCGTCCACCGGAGCGTTGCCGTCGGTCACGGCCGACATCTCCGACACGTACCGGGCGCGGGCGGTGCGACTGACCGGAGCGCTGTGCGCGGCTGTGCTCGGGTTCGCCCTCGGGCTGCTCGCCGGAGGCGACGCCGCTCTGTCCGTGCCTCTCGTCATCGTCGTCGCCGCGGTGTCCGCACTGGTCAGCGAGGCGGGTAGCAACGCCTCGATCGCCTCGCTGCAGCTCTTCGTCTTCACCGTGCTCGGCATCGGGCACTCGACGGACGAGGTGTCGGCGGGCACCTCGCTCACCTGCTTCTGCGTAGGCGCCGTATGGGGGTTGTCCGTGGCTCTCGCGGGCTGGACGGTGCGCGCCACCAGCCCGGAACGCAGCGCCGTCGCCCAGGTCTACCTCGAACTCGCGACGATGCTGTCGGCCGTCTCGGTGGGTGACGAGAAGTCGGCGCTGGATGCTCGACACCAGCTCACGGAGGCGCTGAACACCGCGTACGACCGCCTGCTGACAGCGCGGTCGTGGCTGTCGGGCCGCGACGACACCTACCGCAAGCTGCTCAACCTGCTCGCCGCCACCACACCGGCCATCGAGGCCACCGTCGCCGCGGTCAATGCGGGCGTGCACCCACCGCGTGCGCTCATCGGGCACTTCACCGACCTCGCGACGGCCGTGCTGTCCGACACGCGGCTGCCCGTGTTGCAGCCGCCTCGGGACGAGCGTCCAGAGCAGGCCCCCGCCGTGACGGCGTTGTACGAGGCGCTGAGCGACATCGGCACGGAGGAGCGACGTCTGCACCGCAGCAGGACGTCGGCTCGGGAGCGAATCACCGAGTGGGCGCACTCGCTCGTGTCCGGACCGCTGACCTGGCTCGCGGCGGTGCGGCTCACGGTGTGCGTGGCGCTGGCCGAACTGACGCGGTTCCTCGTGCCGACCGAGCAGTCGTACTGGATCACGCTCACCGTCGGCCTCGTGCTGAAGCCGGACTTCGGGTCGGTTTTCGGGCGGGCGGTGTTGCGCGGGGCCGGCACCGTGCTGGGCGCGGGCCTGGGTACCGCGGCGCTGCTGCTCGTGCCGCACGGAGCGCTGCTCGTACTCCTGATCGCCCTGTTCGGTGCGGGCCTCGCGTTCGGCAAAGGACGTCACTACGGGCTGTTGAGCGCGTTCGTGACCCCGCTGATCCTGGTGCAGATGGAGCTGTCGTCGGATGTCGACGAGGTCGCTTCGGCCCGGATACTCGACACCGCGATCGGTTGCGTGCTGGTGCTCGTGTTCGGCTACCTGCTCTGGCCGGGTAGCCGAAGGCCGGTGCTCGGCGGCAGGCTGGCCGACGTCGCCGAGACGATCGCGGAGTACGCCGAGTACGCGCTCCGGCCGGTCGGCGACGAGGCCGACCGCATCGAACGCTCCCGCCGCCGCAGGCGGGCCTACCGGGGTCTGTCCGACCTGCGGACGGCCTTCCAGCAGATCGTGGTGGAACCGTCGGCCGCCGGGCGGCAGGCCGTCGCGTGGTGGCCCGCGATCGTGTCCCTCGAACAACTCACCGACGCCGTCACCGCGGTCGCCGTGGCCGTCGGGCAGGAGGCGGCCGAGCCGCCCGAGGACAGCGAAGTGCGTAAGGTCCGTGCGGCGCTTGCGGAGTTGTCCCTCGCCGTGCGTACGGGGGCCAGGCCCAACGAGGTCGAACTGCCCCGTGGCGAGGTGCTGGCGGGGGTCCGCAGCCAGCTCGCGGGTGCGTTGGACTCCGTCACCGGGCCGGACCTACGGACGTTCCGGCACGTGCGCTGA
- a CDS encoding prephenate dehydrogenase gives MSGDTGEGTGKGGAVRDVCVIGLGLIGGSVLRAAVSSGRNAWGATASVSDADAAAADGYDAGTDVVEALRRAASSEAVVVLAVPLTAVESVLALVERHAPGCLLTDVTSVKVPVRDAARAVAPSVTFVGGHPMAGTAESSWHAAAAELFAGAAWVTTVEPDTVLAAWQEVATLAVDLGARVVPLGAGTHDETVARISHLPHLLAAVLASVGAAGGPVAAALAAGSFADGTRVAGTRPALVRAMTEGNRTALLPVLDEALGALGAARGSLASTGGLASTIDAGHKAARKLAEHRHAPTTSVRVRLSAPDARDALLAVGERGGYVTAFDGDVALAEVP, from the coding sequence ATGAGCGGGGACACGGGCGAGGGAACGGGCAAGGGTGGCGCAGTGCGTGACGTGTGTGTGATCGGGCTCGGGCTGATCGGCGGGTCGGTGCTGCGGGCCGCCGTCTCCTCGGGCAGGAACGCGTGGGGAGCCACGGCGTCCGTCTCGGACGCCGACGCCGCCGCGGCCGACGGCTACGACGCGGGCACCGACGTGGTGGAAGCGCTGCGCCGGGCGGCCTCGTCGGAGGCCGTCGTGGTGCTCGCCGTCCCCCTCACCGCGGTGGAGTCGGTGCTCGCCCTCGTCGAGCGGCACGCGCCCGGTTGCCTGCTCACCGACGTGACGAGCGTGAAGGTGCCGGTTCGGGACGCGGCGCGGGCGGTGGCGCCGTCGGTGACGTTCGTGGGTGGGCATCCGATGGCCGGGACGGCCGAGTCCAGCTGGCACGCGGCGGCGGCGGAGTTGTTCGCGGGCGCCGCGTGGGTGACGACCGTGGAGCCCGACACCGTGTTGGCGGCCTGGCAGGAGGTGGCGACCCTGGCCGTCGACCTCGGTGCGCGAGTGGTGCCGTTGGGCGCCGGGACCCACGACGAGACGGTGGCGCGCATCTCGCACCTGCCGCACCTGCTCGCGGCGGTGCTGGCGTCGGTCGGTGCGGCGGGCGGCCCGGTCGCGGCGGCACTCGCGGCCGGTTCGTTCGCCGACGGCACCCGGGTGGCGGGCACGCGGCCCGCGCTCGTGCGAGCCATGACCGAGGGAAACCGCACGGCGCTGCTACCCGTGCTCGACGAGGCACTGGGTGCCCTCGGGGCGGCGCGCGGCTCGCTCGCCTCCACCGGAGGATTGGCCTCCACCATCGACGCGGGCCACAAAGCCGCCCGGAAGCTGGCGGAACACCGGCACGCGCCAACGACGAGCGTGCGGGTGCGGCTGTCCGCACCCGACGCCCGCGACGCGTTGCTCGCGGTCGGAGAACGCGGCGGCTACGTCACCGCGTTCGACGGTGACGTAGCGCTGGCCGAGGTGCCCTGA
- a CDS encoding M20 metallopeptidase family protein, whose product MTGPTDLPSLPDARFAGLLDEAKALQPSTVALRRAIHRHPEVGLRLPVTQQAVLDALDGLPIETTLGTTTTSVTGVLRGAEPGPAVLLRADMDALPMSEDTGLEFASEVPDAMHACGHDTHVAMLVGAARLLADHVDELAGSVVFMFQPGEEGHHGARHMIHEGVLDAPGTRVRSAFALHTFANLPTGVIATRSGPVMASEDSFLVRLIGKGGHGSMPHSAVDPIPAAAEIVTALQTRVTRTVDVFDPAVVTVTRIAGGTTDNVIPESAEIEGTIRTLSERTRARLRTEVPRVSEHIGEAHGCRVVADLRPGFPATVTDETETQRVLDLAAEVLGVDRSRRMPSPIMGAEDFSYVLQRVPGAFAFLGACPPDADPAEAASNHSNRVRYDEDALAYGVAMYAAYALDSLRK is encoded by the coding sequence ATGACTGGACCGACCGACCTGCCCTCGCTGCCCGACGCCCGGTTCGCCGGGCTGCTCGACGAGGCGAAGGCCCTCCAGCCGAGCACCGTCGCACTGCGGCGCGCCATCCATCGCCACCCCGAGGTGGGACTGCGGTTGCCCGTGACCCAGCAGGCGGTGCTCGACGCGCTCGACGGGCTTCCGATCGAGACCACGCTGGGCACCACGACCACGTCCGTCACCGGGGTGCTGCGAGGCGCCGAGCCCGGGCCCGCCGTGCTGCTGCGAGCCGACATGGACGCGCTACCGATGTCCGAGGACACCGGCCTCGAGTTCGCGTCCGAGGTGCCGGACGCCATGCACGCGTGCGGCCACGACACCCACGTGGCGATGCTGGTGGGAGCCGCCCGGCTGCTGGCCGACCACGTCGACGAGCTGGCGGGTTCGGTGGTGTTCATGTTCCAGCCCGGCGAGGAAGGCCACCACGGTGCCCGGCACATGATCCACGAAGGCGTGCTCGACGCGCCCGGCACCCGGGTGCGCAGCGCGTTCGCCCTCCACACCTTCGCCAACCTGCCCACGGGTGTCATCGCCACGAGGTCGGGGCCGGTGATGGCCTCCGAGGACAGTTTCCTGGTGCGGCTCATCGGCAAGGGCGGGCACGGCTCCATGCCGCACAGCGCGGTGGACCCGATCCCCGCCGCCGCCGAGATCGTCACGGCGTTGCAGACCCGCGTGACGCGGACGGTCGACGTGTTCGACCCCGCGGTCGTCACCGTCACCCGGATCGCGGGCGGTACGACCGACAACGTGATCCCCGAGTCCGCCGAGATCGAGGGCACCATCCGGACGCTGTCCGAACGCACCCGCGCGCGCCTGCGCACGGAGGTGCCCAGGGTGAGTGAACACATCGGCGAGGCACACGGCTGCCGAGTGGTGGCCGACCTGAGGCCCGGTTTCCCCGCCACGGTCACCGACGAGACCGAGACCCAGCGCGTGCTCGACCTCGCCGCCGAGGTACTGGGGGTCGACCGCTCGCGGCGGATGCCGAGTCCGATCATGGGCGCGGAGGACTTCTCCTACGTACTGCAGCGCGTGCCCGGCGCGTTCGCGTTCCTCGGCGCGTGCCCGCCGGACGCCGACCCCGCCGAGGCGGCGTCCAACCACTCCAACCGGGTGCGCTACGACGAGGACGCACTGGCCTACGGCGTCGCCATGTACGCCGCCTACGCGCTCGACAGTCTGCGGAAGTGA